The proteins below are encoded in one region of Leptotrichia sp. oral taxon 218:
- a CDS encoding 5-methyltetrahydropteroyltriglutamate--homocysteine S-methyltransferase encodes MCTINAPHRHDVVGSFLRPERLKKARNDFEKGKIDKEELTKIENEEIKKIVDKQIELGYTSVTDGEFRRSYWHLDFFWGFNGIGHIHADKGYEFNGVVTRDDTAIVTGKISGENHPFVKHFIFLRDLVKDKKGVEARFTIPAPAQFYAELVREDKHVEALLKVYPDFKGLEDDIVNAYKTVINDLYNEGLRTLQIDDCTWGCLVDDNFIASFIEKSDRDKEVIRREFAERFLNINNRVFQNNPEDLVINTHVCRGNYASTWFGQGGYDKIADELFGKEDVNAYYLEFDTERAGTFESLAKVSGDKKVVLGLITSKNPTLEEKETVIARIKEASKYVPLDRLYLSPQCGFASTEEGNHLTEEQQWAKLRFIKEVADEVWGKN; translated from the coding sequence ATGTGTACAATAAATGCACCTCATAGACATGACGTAGTAGGAAGCTTTTTAAGACCTGAAAGATTGAAAAAGGCTAGAAATGATTTTGAAAAAGGAAAAATTGACAAGGAAGAATTGACAAAAATTGAGAATGAAGAAATTAAAAAAATTGTGGATAAGCAAATTGAACTTGGATATACAAGTGTTACTGATGGAGAGTTTAGACGAAGTTACTGGCATTTGGATTTCTTCTGGGGATTTAATGGAATTGGACATATTCACGCTGATAAGGGATATGAATTTAATGGAGTTGTAACTCGTGATGATACTGCGATTGTTACTGGAAAAATTAGTGGGGAAAATCATCCGTTTGTAAAGCATTTTATATTTTTGCGAGATTTGGTAAAAGATAAAAAAGGTGTGGAAGCTAGATTTACGATACCAGCTCCAGCACAGTTTTATGCGGAATTAGTAAGGGAAGATAAGCATGTTGAGGCACTTCTTAAAGTTTATCCTGATTTTAAAGGATTAGAAGATGATATTGTAAATGCTTACAAAACAGTAATAAATGATTTGTATAATGAAGGGCTTAGAACTTTGCAGATTGATGACTGTACTTGGGGATGTCTTGTAGATGACAACTTTATTGCTTCATTTATTGAAAAAAGTGACAGGGATAAGGAAGTTATTAGGCGTGAATTTGCAGAAAGATTTTTAAATATAAATAATAGGGTATTTCAAAATAATCCAGAAGATTTGGTAATTAATACGCATGTTTGCCGTGGAAATTATGCTTCGACTTGGTTTGGACAAGGTGGATATGACAAAATTGCTGATGAACTTTTTGGAAAAGAAGATGTGAACGCTTATTATTTGGAATTTGATACCGAAAGAGCTGGAACTTTTGAATCACTTGCAAAAGTTTCTGGGGATAAAAAAGTTGTATTGGGGCTTATAACTTCTAAAAATCCGACTTTAGAGGAAAAAGAAACTGTAATCGCTCGTATAAAAGAGGCTTCAAAATATGTTCCGCTAGATAGACTTTATTTAAGTCCACAATGTGGATTTGCTTCAACAGAGGAGGGGAATCACCTTACAGAAGAACAGCAATGGGCAAAACTTAGATTTATCAAGGAAGTTGCTGATGAAGTGTGGGGGAA
- the metE gene encoding 5-methyltetrahydropteroyltriglutamate--homocysteine S-methyltransferase — MKTAIIGYPRIGENRELKFAIEKYWRNEITENELLEIAEKLRKDQWLKQKEEKISFIPGNIFSFYDGILDTIILLNAIPKHYKDLGLNELNTYFAIARGYQGEKGDVKALSMRKWYNTNYHYMVPELDDYAEIKLNADKIFNELEEAKKLRVNTHPSVIGPFTFYKLAKTTGNKEKKEYLTDIVNVYVELLKKCNEKNIDWIQIEEPQLVTDQTEEDIKLFEEIYTEILKNKKDVKVLLQTYFGDVRDCYKTITKLDFDGIGLDFAEGRQTEKLITEKGFPKDKILFAGIVNGKNIWKCDYKKVLNILNNLKGKVENIVITTSCSLLHVPYTLRNEKKLSENILRHFSFAEEKLSELKELGELSQVLWENSLEKVQENEFYVKNQKIITSEKGMEDKEVRDTVKKLKDSDFVREGARKERQKIQREELNIPLLATTTIGSFPQTKEVKLNRSKFRKGEISKEEYDKNVFNFIKECIELQEKIGLDVLVHGEYERNDMVEFFGENLAGYVFTEKAWVQSYGTRCVKPPIIFGDVKRTKPISVLYSEYAQKLTEKPVKGMLTGPVTILNWSFPREDISLSEMAFQIGLAIREEVLDLEKAGIKIIQIDEAALREKLPLRKEDWHKEYLDWGLKAFRLCHSGVKVDTQIHTHMCYSQFEDIIKDIDNMDADVITFEASRSKLTILDFLKENNFETEVGPGVYDIHSPRVPSVEEIVAALEIMVKKIGKEKLWVNPDCGLKTRGITETVKSLENLVEATKIVKSRL; from the coding sequence ATGAAAACGGCGATTATTGGATACCCTAGAATTGGGGAGAATAGAGAATTAAAATTTGCGATAGAAAAATATTGGAGAAATGAAATTACAGAGAATGAACTTTTGGAAATAGCGGAAAAGCTTAGAAAAGACCAGTGGTTAAAACAGAAGGAAGAAAAAATTTCATTTATTCCGGGAAATATATTTTCATTTTATGATGGAATACTGGATACAATAATTTTATTGAATGCGATTCCAAAACATTATAAAGATTTAGGATTGAATGAACTGAATACATATTTTGCAATTGCGAGAGGTTATCAAGGGGAAAAAGGAGATGTAAAAGCTCTTTCAATGAGAAAATGGTACAATACCAATTATCATTATATGGTTCCTGAACTAGATGATTATGCAGAGATTAAATTAAATGCAGATAAGATATTTAATGAACTTGAGGAAGCTAAAAAATTAAGAGTGAACACTCATCCGTCAGTAATTGGACCATTTACATTTTATAAATTGGCTAAAACAACTGGAAATAAAGAGAAAAAAGAATATTTAACTGATATTGTAAATGTTTATGTGGAATTGCTGAAAAAATGTAATGAAAAAAATATCGATTGGATTCAAATTGAAGAACCGCAATTAGTAACAGATCAGACAGAGGAAGATATAAAATTGTTTGAAGAAATTTATACAGAAATTTTGAAGAATAAGAAAGATGTAAAAGTATTGCTTCAAACATATTTTGGAGATGTGAGAGATTGCTACAAGACAATAACAAAACTTGATTTTGATGGGATAGGTCTTGATTTTGCTGAAGGAAGACAAACTGAGAAATTAATAACTGAAAAGGGATTTCCAAAAGATAAAATATTATTTGCAGGAATTGTAAATGGGAAAAATATTTGGAAATGTGACTATAAAAAAGTTTTAAATATATTGAATAATTTAAAAGGAAAAGTTGAAAATATAGTAATAACGACATCTTGTTCACTGCTTCATGTGCCTTATACTTTGAGAAATGAAAAAAAATTATCAGAAAATATATTAAGACATTTCTCGTTTGCTGAGGAAAAATTATCAGAATTAAAAGAGTTGGGAGAATTGAGTCAAGTTCTTTGGGAAAATTCGCTGGAAAAAGTACAGGAAAATGAATTTTATGTAAAAAACCAAAAAATTATAACTTCTGAAAAAGGAATGGAAGATAAGGAAGTTAGAGATACGGTTAAAAAATTGAAAGATAGTGATTTTGTAAGAGAGGGAGCAAGAAAGGAAAGACAGAAAATTCAAAGGGAAGAGTTGAATATTCCTTTACTTGCAACAACTACAATAGGTTCTTTTCCGCAAACAAAGGAAGTGAAGCTAAATAGAAGCAAATTTAGAAAAGGTGAAATTAGCAAAGAAGAATATGATAAAAATGTATTTAACTTTATAAAAGAATGTATAGAATTGCAGGAAAAAATTGGACTTGATGTGCTTGTGCATGGAGAGTATGAAAGAAATGACATGGTTGAATTTTTTGGAGAAAATCTGGCAGGATATGTATTTACAGAAAAAGCGTGGGTTCAGTCTTATGGAACAAGATGTGTAAAACCGCCAATAATTTTTGGAGATGTGAAAAGAACAAAGCCAATTTCAGTTCTATATTCAGAATATGCTCAAAAATTAACTGAAAAACCTGTTAAAGGAATGCTTACAGGGCCTGTAACAATACTAAACTGGTCATTTCCAAGAGAAGATATTTCATTAAGCGAAATGGCATTTCAAATTGGACTTGCCATACGAGAAGAAGTATTGGATTTAGAAAAAGCAGGAATAAAAATAATTCAGATAGATGAAGCCGCACTTAGGGAAAAATTGCCGTTAAGAAAAGAAGATTGGCATAAAGAATACCTTGATTGGGGATTGAAGGCATTTAGACTTTGCCATAGCGGAGTAAAAGTGGATACACAGATTCATACACATATGTGCTACAGCCAATTTGAAGATATAATAAAAGACATTGACAATATGGATGCTGATGTTATAACATTTGAAGCTTCAAGATCAAAATTGACAATTCTTGATTTCCTAAAAGAAAATAACTTTGAAACAGAGGTAGGTCCTGGAGTTTATGATATTCATTCTCCTAGAGTACCTTCAGTTGAAGAAATTGTAGCAGCTTTAGAAATAATGGTTAAAAAAATTGGAAAAGAAAAATTATGGGTAAATCCTGATTGCGGATTAAAGACAAGAGGAATTACAGAAACTGTAAAGAGTTTGGAAAATCTTGTTGAAGCTACAAAAATTGTGAAAAGTAGATTATAG